The Sinomonas sp. P10A9 genome contains the following window.
CGGCGAGCGGCTGGATGAGCGCGTGGACGGTGTGCGGCTCGAAGACCGTGTCACCGTCGACCATGACGACGATCTCGTAGGACGCCGCCCGCAGACCCGCGTTGAGTGCAGACGGCTTGCCGCCGTTCTCCTTCCGGATCACGAAGACGCCCGGGATCCCGAGCGACTCGACAAGGTCCGCCGTGCCGTCGCTCGAGCCGTCATCGACGACGATGATCTCCACCGGATGCGTCGAGGCGGCGATGGACCGGACCGCCGCCTCGATCCCTGCGGACTCGTTGTAGGCGGGCACAATGACGGTGACCGGTTCGGTGATCTCGGGCAGCAGCGGCACGTCGCGCCGCCGTCGGCCGCGCCGGGCCAGGCGGTGGTGGCGTGAGGCGACCGCGACCACGAGCACGGCGCGGATGAGCGTGACGATGCCACTGGCCGCGAGCAGCCACGAGATGACGTCGACGACGGTCCCGCTCGCACCCATGCCCCACACGAAGGCGGTGCCCAGGAGCTGTTCCGACTCCGGTGCCGGGCGCATGCTCGCGATCCCGACGGCGTCGCCGACAGTCGTCACCCGATAGCCTTTGCCCGCATCCTGCGTGAGCATCTCATCGAGGGCCTGGACGGTCTCGCTCCGGTCCCCGCCGCCGTCGTGCATGAGCAGGATCTGCCCGTGCGTCCCGCTGGGCGCGAGGTTCTGCTCGATCTGCGCGACCCCCGGCCGCGACCAGTCCCGGCTGTCCATGGTGCTGAGCACCGTGAGGTAGCCGTCAGCGGCCGTGGACTGCATGGCGGCCCACGTGCCCGAGGTCACGGCGTCGTTCTCCGAGCTGTAGGGAGGGCGCAGGAGCGTGGCCGTCTCGCCGGTGATGCCCGCGAGGGCGCGCTGCGCGGTCTGGACCTCGAGCTGGCGGCGCCACTCGGGCGCTTTGCCCAGGTCCACGTGGGTGAGCGTGTGGAGGCCCACCTCGTGGCCCTCGGCGATCATGCGGCGAACGAGGTCGGGGTGGTCGATCGCGGCCGTGCCGACGACGAAGAATGTCGCGTGCACGTGGTGCGCCTCCAGCACGTCCAGGATGAGCGGAGTCCACACGGGGTCGGGGCCGTCGTCGAACGTCAGGGCCAGCGTGCGGTCCGCGGGCCGGGCCGTGTGCACGTCCGCGGTGCGGGCATCGACCACCGGCCCGCCGTTGAGGACGGATGCCGGGACGCCGGCGGCGCCGTCCCGCGAGGACGCGGAGTCGTCGCCGATCCCGGCGAGGTGCTGAGTGTAGCCCTGGACGGCGAGGGCGAGGGCGAGGGCGACGAGCAGTGCCGCGAGGACGATCCAGTGCGTGCGCACACGGCCCGGGAGGCGGGCGGCGCGGTGCGCCTTCGCCGGGGACGGGGCCATGGGCCGCCGTCCGGCCGTGCGTCGAGCCATCACGGGTGCGTGGGCTGCGTCGGGATGGTGCGCTTGTCCTGCCCAGGTGCCGAGGGGTTGCCCTGAGCCGAGATCGGGGTGGCCGTGGGCGCCGGTGCAGCGGTCGGTGCCGAGGCGGCCTGCGTCGACGCCCCGACAGGGACCCGTGCCGTCCCCGCCGGCGCCGTTGCCTGTGTGACATAGTTCGCGACGGTCAGCGGCGCCGATCCCGGGGCGTTGTCCGCCGCGCTCGGACTCGGAGTCGCGGCACTCGGGCGGCCGTCGGGGGTCTGCGCGGTGACAGTCGGGGAGGGAACGGCCGCAGCGGGGAGGAAGGGGGCCGCGGCGTTGGGGCCCCCGGTCATGAGGGCGATCCCGATGGTCACGAGGTAGCCCGCGACGAGGAGCAGTGCCACCCCGCCGATGAGGCGCATGAGGCGCAGCTTCCGGCCCGATGCGTCGACGAAGACAGGCCCGCCGTCCTCGTGTGCGGACGTGCCGGGACTGAGGGTGCCGCTGTCTGGGATGGCCATCGGTACCAGATTCTAGACGACGGGGCCTCGCGGCCGCACGCCAGGAGACGCCGGATGTCGCCGTCGCCGCCCGGTGCCGCAGTCGTGAGGGTGCAGACTCGGACTATGACGAACCGACTCGCGGGGCAGGCTTCGGCCTACCTGCGCCAGCACGCGGAGAACCCTGTCCACTGGCAGCCCTTCGGCGACGATGCGTTCGCGGAGGCGGCGCGGCGGGACGTCCCCGTCTTCATCTCGATCGGCTACGCGGCATGCCACTGGTGCCACGTCATGGCCCATGAGTCGTTCGAGGACCCAGCCACAGCCAGCCAGCTCAATGCCGGCTTCGTGAACGTCAAGGTGGACCGCGAAGAGCGGCCCGACGTCGACGGCGTCTACATGGCCGCCTGTCAGGCGATGACAGGTCAGGGCGGGTGGCCCCTGAGCGTCTTCGCTCTCCCGGACGGGCGCGCGTTCTACGCGGGCACGTACTTCCCGCCGGAGCCACGTCCGGGCCAGCCGAGCTTCAGACAGGTACTGACGTCCGTCGCGGCGGCCTGGGCAGATCGCCGCGACGCCGTCGAGCGCCAGGCCGACGCGCTCGCCGAGGCACTGGGAGGACTGTTCTCCGACCAGCTCCTGAGCGTCGGTCAGGCCCCGGAGTACGACGCCGGCGGGCTGGCCGCCGTGGCGAGCGGCGCCGTCGTGCGTCTGGGCCAGACTGAGGACCACGTCCACGGCGGGTTCGGCGGCGCGCCGAAGTTCCCGCCCTCGCCCGTGCTCGAGTTCCTCGTGCGTCATGCGGCCGGAGCGGGCGAGACGGCAGGCTACGCCCGGGCACTCGCCGGGCGCACGCTCGCCGCGATGTGCCGCTCGGCGCTCTTCGACATCCTCGGCGGCGGTTTCGCGCGGTATTCCGTCACGGCGGACTGGTCCCTGCCGCACTACGAGAAGATGCTCTACGACAACGCCCAGCTCCTGCGCGTCCTGGCCCACTGGACGCGGCTCGGCGGCTCTGCGGAGTTCCCCGCCGACGAGGCGCGTGATGCCGCTTCCCTCACCGCAGACTGGCTCGTCCGCGAGCTCGGGCTCCCCGGCGGCGGCTTCGCGTCCTCGCTCGACGCGGACTCGGAGCGGGACGGGAGGCCGGTGGAGGGCGGCTACTACGTGTGGACGGGGACCGAGCTGGCCCGCGCCCTCGCGGACGCGCCGCACGACGGCGCCCGACTGGCGTCGTTGTTCGGCCTCCGGGTGGGGGAGCACGCCACCACGGCGGCGCCGCTGCACGCCGGGCGCCCCCTGGGAGCTGACGAGCGGGAGCTCCTCGAACGCCACCGCCCCGTTCTGCTCGGCGCCCGAGCGCGCAGGACACCGCCCGCGCGGGACGACAAGGTCGTCGCCGGGTGGAACGGACTGGCCATCGCAGCGCTCGCCGACGCCTCCGCCGTCTTGGACCGCGCGGACCTGCTCGACGCCGCCGAACGTGCGGCGGACCTCCTCGCTGGCGTCCATTGGGACGGAACCCGGCTCGCGAGGGTGTCCCACGACGGGAAGGCAACGGGTGTCGAGGGCGTGCTGGCCGACTATGCCGGGTGTGCCGAGGGGGCCTTCGCGCTGTACGCGGCAACCGGTGCGACCCGCTGGTATGCGTGGGCGATCGAGCTGGTCGACGCGGCGACCGGGAGATTCGTGGTCAATGGGCTGCTCTCCGACGAGGCCCCTGCCACAGACGCCGGCAATGCCGGCAGCGCCGTGCGCACGGCCCGCGCGGGTGCCCGCACGCTCGATCCGCACGACAACGAGGCGCCGAGCGGCGCGTCGCTGCTCGCGGGTGCGCTCCTGACCGCGGCCGCGTACAGCGGTTCCTGGAAGCACCGCGCGCTGGCCGGATCGATCCTCGCGGGGCTCCCGAAGCTCCTGTCTCAGGGTCCGCGGCTTGCGGGCTGGCTCCTTGCGGTGGCCGAGGCCCGGCTGGCCGGACCGCTCGAGGCAGCGATCGTCGGGCCGCTGGACGGCACCCGGGCCCCCGAGACCTTGGCACTGCACCGCGAGGCGTTGCTTTCGCCGAGCCCTGGACTGGCCGTGGCCCTTGGCTCCACTCCGGGCACGCGCCGGTTGGCCCCGGCTGCGGGCGAGCCGAGCCGCGGGTCCGGCGAGCCGACTGCGGGTGGTGCGGAGTCCGGCGTCGTGCCCGTGACCGTGCCGCTGCTTCAGGACCGACCCGCGGCCGACGACGGCGGCCCGCTTGCCTACGTGTGCCGGGAGTTCACGTGCCGGCTGCCGGTCAATACCTTGGGCGCCCTGCGGGAGCAGCTCATGGGCGGGGGTTCGGCCCCAGCGGACGGGACCGGTGTGCAGTAGGCCCCGCAAGCCCTGCCGGCGGGCTGTTGCCGCCGGGTGGCCGTCGCCCCCGGCTCGTTCCCGAGGTGACCGTTACACCGTCGGCGTGCCCAACACGGCGAACATGATGGCGATGTAGTGGGCCGCGAATGCCGCGACCGTGAACGCGTGGAAGAACTCGTGGAAGCCGAAGTGCCGGTACGAGAAGTTGGGGCGGCGGATCCCGTAGAAGACGGCGCCGGCAATGTACAGTGCCCCACCGACGCAGATGAGAATCGCCGCGGGGATGCTGGCCACGAAGAACTGCGGCAGGAACAGCAGGGCCGCGCAGCCGAGGATCACGTAGATCGGCACGTAGAGCCATCGGGGCGCACCGACCCACAGGGTGCGGAACGCGACGCCAGCGAGCGCACCGGACCAGATGAGCGTGAGCAGGAGGATCGCAGTGGACCGCGGGAGCAGCACCCAGGACAGCGGCGTGTAGGTGCCCGCGATGACGAGCATGATGTTGGTGTGGTCGAGCCGCTTGAGGACGGCTTTGACGCGGGGTGTCCAGTTCCCGCGGTGGTAGATGGCGCTCACCGAGAACAGCAGCAGCCCGGTGAAGGCATACACCGCCGAGGCGATCTTGCGGTCAGATCCAGGGGCAAGGGCGATGAGCACGAGCCCGGCAGCCAGGGCCCAAGGGATGGCCGCGGCATGGATCCAGCCGCGCCACGACGGCTTGAGGGACAGGAGCTCGAGGCGGTCTGCCGCTTGGTGCTGCATGGACTGATTCTAACTTACGGCCCGGTAAGTTACTCCTGAGTAGCGGCTGTGAGGCTTGCGGTAGCCTAGAGGAAAAGCAGCGGTGTCGCCGTGTACGGGCATGGAATCGTACGGGCATGGAATCGACGGGCGGGAGGGGCATGGAGCTGCCCGTTTTCCTCTATGGCTTCTATGAGCGGCACCTCCAGCGTTCCCTGAGCCCGGACAGTATCCCCAAGCATGTCGGCGTCATGGTGGACGGCAATCGGCGCTGGGCCCGGCAGTTCAATGCACCCACGAGCCAGGGCCATCGCGCAGGCGCGGACAAGATCCACGAGTTCCTGGGCTGGTGCCGGGAGCTCGGCGTGCGGGTCGTGACGCTCTACATGCTCTCGACCGACAACCTGAACCGCTCGACCGAGGAGCTCGCCGAGCTCACGGCGATCATCGCGGACACCCTCGACCGTCTCGACGGCGACCCGGCTGTGTCCGTGCATGCCATGGGCGCCCCCGAGATGCTCCCGGACCACCTCGCAGAGCGGCTCGAGCGCCTCACCGCGAAGCCGAGCCCGTCGGAGCCGATCCACGTCAACGTAGCTGTCGGCTACGGCGGACGGCGGGAGATCGTCGATGCCGTCCGCGAACTCCTGCGCGACGCCCTGGCCCACGGCAAGGACATCGCCGAGCTTGCCGAGAACCTCGACGTCGATGACATCTCCCGCTACCTCTACACCGCCGGTCAGCCCGATCCGGACCTCGTGATCCGTACCTCGGGCGAGCAGCGGCTCTCCGGGTTCCTCATGTGGCAGAGCGCCTACAGCGAGTTCTACTTCTGCGAGGCCCTCTGGCCTGCGTTCCGCAAAGTCGACTTCCTGCGGGCCCTGCGCGACTACGCAGGGCGCCAGCGCCGCTACGGGGCGTAGTGGCCGCAGGCCACTGACGGCGGGGAGCCCTTCCGCGCACGGCCGTCCGTTTCCGCGCACGACGACGCCCGCCCGGCCCAAGCGTGCGCCCCGCCCCAGCCGCCACGCGCCGTCGTGAACTACACAGTTGTAGTTAACCGGACACTCCCCGGGATGTAACCCGCCCGTCATGTGACGCGGCGTACATTGGCCGCATCGGAGGCAACCCGCCTCCGGTGCGGGGAGGCCGAGTATGGGCGTTGCGTTGCAGCAGCTCCTGGAGGCCCGTCCCGGCCTCGCGGCCGAGCCGGACGTCAGGAGAATACCGGGGGAACCACCCGGGGGCTGGAGTCGACGTGACTAGCAACGAGGCCGCCAACGCTGCACTGCTCGAGGAGTCCGCAGGCGCACGCGCCACCGCCGATGGCGCACGCAGGACCTATGTTCTTGACACCTCCGTGCTGCTCTCCGATCCGCGGGCACTCCTGCGCTTCGCCGAGCATGAAGTGGTGATCCCCGTCGTCGTGATCACCGAACTCGAGGGCAAGCGGAACGATCCGGAACTGGGCTACTTCGCCCGCAAGGCGCTCCGGCTGCTCGACGACCTCCGTGTCCAGCACGGGAGCCTCAACCACCCCGTGCCGCTCGAGACCGACGGCGGCGCGCAGGGCGGGACGCTGCTTGTGGAGCTCAACCACATCTCGGCGGAGGTGCTGCCCGCGGGCTTCCGCAGCGGGGACAACGACGCCCGTATTCTGGCCGTCGCGAAGAACATGTCGAACGAGGGCCGCGCAGTGGTGCTCGTCTCGAAGGACGTCCCGATGCGCGTCAAGGCCTCGGCCATGGGCCTCGCAGCGGACGAGTACCGCAACGAGCAGATCGTCGACTCGGGCTGGACCGGCGTCGCCGAGGTCGAGGCGGATGATCAGCAGGTCGGCGCGCTGTACGGGCACGAGGCCGTCTTCATTCCCGAGGCCGCCGAGATGCCCGTCAACACGGGCCTCGTGGTCCTCTCGAATCGCGGCTCCGCGCTCGGCCGGGTGGGTGCGGACAAGCAGGTGCGGCTCGTCAGGGGCGACCGTGAGGTGTTCGGCCTCCACGGACGCTCGGCTGAGCAGCGGCTGGCCATCGACCTCCTCATGGACCCCGGGGTGGGGATCGTCTCGCTCGGCGGCAAGGCGGGCACCGGCAAGTCGGCGCTCGCGCTCTGCGCTGGACTCGAGGCCGTCATGGAGCGGCGCGAGCACAAGAAGGTCGTCGTGTTCCGGCCGCTCTTCGCGGTCGGCGGGCAGGAGCTCGGCTACCTCCCCGGCACTGAGGCCGAGAAGATGAACCCGTGGGGCCAGGCGGTGTTCGACACTCTGGGGGCCCTCGTGAGCAAGGATGTCCTCGACCATGTTGTGGACGCCGGCATGCTCGAGGTGATGCCGCTGACACACATCCGCGGGCGTTCGCTCCACGACTCCTTCGTCATCGTGGACGAGGCCCAGTCGCTCGAGAAGAATGTCCTCCTGACGGTCATGAGCCGCATGGGCCAGAACTCGAAGATCGTCCTGACGCATGACGTCGCGCAGCGGGACAACCTCCGGGTGGGCCGTCACGACGGTATCGCTGCCGTGGTCGAGACTCTCAAGGGACACCCGCTCTTCGGCCACGTGACGCTCACGCGGTCCGAGCGCTCGCCCATTGCCGCTCTCGTCACCGAACTGCTCGAGGGGGCCGAGATATAGCCTGGATCGCCCCCGGCGGCGAGCCCAGCGTCATGCCGTCACGCTAGTGCACGCGTCGCGTCGGCGGAGGCCGCGTCCGATAGTGTCCAAGGGTGACGCACCGACTGCCCGAGCTCTGGGGAACGAGCCCGCTGGCCTTCTGGCTCGTTGTGGCCTGCCTGTGCTACTACGTGTGGATGGCCGCGCGGCTTGCCGCAATCGACATCCGCAGCCACCTGCTGCCCAACCGGATCGTGCTGCCCAGCTACTGGGCTGCGGTTCCGCTCACGGTCGCCGCCGCGATCGCGGCAGGCGGATTCGATGTCGGGGCTGCGCTGCGCGTCCTCGGCGGCGGCGCTGTGCTGTGGCTCGTCTACTTCGTGCTGCGGATCGTTTACCCGGCAGGGATGGGCTTCGGTGATGTCAAGCTCGCCGGGGTGCTCGGCCTGTACCTGGGGTTCCTGAGCTGGTCGCACCTGTTCTGGGGGACCGCGGCCGCATTCCTGCTGGGCGGACTCTTCGGCCTCGGGCTCATCATCTCCCGCCGGGGCACAGCGAAGTCAGCCATACCGTTCGGGCCCTTCATGCTCGCGGGCACCGCACTGGCGCTCGCCCTCCCCGTCTGACCGGCTGGCGGTTCGCGTCGCACAACGCGGGGTCAGCCGACGTAGTGCGCCCGGCGCGCGGGATCCCGCGCCCACTCGATGGCGCGGCGGTGCAGCGGCGGCAGATCGGGCAGCGCATCGGCCTCGAACCAGCCGACCTCGAGGTTCTCGTCGTCGGCGACTCGCGCCTCGCCGCCGACATAGCGGCAGGCCATCACGACGTCGAGGTACTGCGCGTGGTCGCCATTGGGGTAGACCATCGGTGCTGTGGTCCCGACGCCAGCCAGATGGGTCACCTCGACCTCTACCCCGGTCTCCTCGAGCACTTCCCGCACGGCCGTTGCCGCGGGCTCCTCGCCGGGTTCCACGATCCCTGCCGGGACCGTCCACCGGCCGTTGTCGGCCCGTCGCACGAGAAGCAGCCGCGCGTCGTCGTCCGTCACGACCGCTTTGACCCCCGGGAGCCACAGGGGATGGACACCGATCTTCTCGCGGAGGGTCAGGATGAAGTCAGGCGTGGGCATGGAACCAGCCTAGGCGTTGCCGCGCACGACGACGGCCGCCGCCTCGTGCGGGAGGCGACGGCCGTCGTCGTGCTCGTCCCACGTGACCCGGGTCGCTGGGAGACGACCCCGGGTCGGGTGGGCTTACTTGTTGGGGCCCGTCATCGTGGTGACGTCGAGGGCGGCATCGAGCTGCTCCTCCGTGAGCTCGCCGCGCTCCACGTAGCCGAGCGCCACGGTCGCCTCGCGGATCGTGAGGCCTTCCTTGACGGCCTTCTTCGCGATGGCGGCGGCGTTCTCGTAGCCGATGAACTTGTTCAGCGGGGTCACGATCGAGGGCGAGGCCTCGGCGAGGAAGCGAGCACGCTCGACGTTCGCCTGGATGCCGTCGATCATCTTGTCCGCCATGACGCGCGCGGTGTTGGACAGGAGGCGGATGGACTCGAGCAGGTTCGCGGCCATGACCGGGATGCCGACGTTGAGCTCGAACGCGCCGTTGGTCGAGGACAGTGCGATCGTGGTGTCGTTGCCGATCACCTGGGCCGCGACCATGATCGCGGCCTCGCAGATCACGGGGTTGACCTTGCCCGGCATGATGGACGAGCCCGGCTGCAGGTCGGGGATGGCGATCTCGCCGAGGCCAGTGTTCGGGCCCGAGCCCATCCAGCGCAGGTCGTTGCTGATCTTCATGACCGAGTACGCGATGTTGCGCAGCTGGCCGGAGGCCTCGATGAGGCCGTCGCGGTTCGCCTGGGCCTCGAAGTGGTTGCGCGCCTCGGTGATGGGCAACGCCGTGTCCGCGGCCAGGAGGGCGATCACGCGCTGCGGGAAGCCCGCCGGGGTGTTGATGCCAGTGCCGACGGCGGTGCCGCCGAGGGGGACCTCGGCCACGCGGGGGAGCGAGGCCTCAATGCGCTCGATGCCGTAGCGGACCTGCGCCTCGTACCCGCCGAACTCCTGGCCGAGCGTCACGGGGGTGGCGTCCATGAGGTGGGTGCGCCCCGACTTGACCACGTCCTTGAACTCCTCGGCCTTGCGGCTCAGCGACGCCGCGAGGTACGTGAGGGCTGGGACGAGATCATTCAGGAGCGCATTCGTCGCGGCAACGTGGACGGACGTCGGGAACACGTCATTCGAGGACTGCGAGGCGTTGACGTGATCGTTCGGGTGGACGACCTTGTCGCTGCCCGCCTCCTTGAGCGCACGCGTTGCGAGCTCAGCGATGACCTCGTTCATGTTCATGTTCGAGGACGTACCCGAGCCGGTCTGGAAGACGTCGATCGGGAACTGGCTGTCGAACTCGCCCTCGGCGACGCGGTCGGCGGCGTCGGCGATCGCGTCGGCGAGATCGGCGTCGATCACTCCGAGGTCCTCGTTGGCCCGCGCAGCGGCCTTCTTGACGCGCGCGAGTGCCTCGATGTGCTTGCGCTCAAGGGTCTTGCCCGAGATCGGGAAGTTCTCGACGGCGCGCTGCGTCTGGGCACGGTAGAGGGCCGACGCGGGAACGCGGACCTCTCCCATCGTGTCGTGTTCGATCCGGTATTCGACGGTGTTCGTTGCAGGGGCCTGCACTGCAGAGTCAGTCATGGCACCCAGATTAGACCCCTCGCGTGGGCCGGTTCGAACCGAGACGGCGGCGTCCTGCGTCAGTGCATCTAGACGTCGCCGAGTCCCGAGACCAGCTCGGCCTTGCCCTCTGCGAGGTGGTAGCACACGCCGAGGACGGCCGTGCGGCCCTCCTGGACGGCCTTGGCGATGATCTGGGACGTCTCGAGGAGCCGGGCGCCGGTCTGCTTCACGTGCTCCACGACGGTGCTGTCGACGTCGGTCACCCCGTTGCGCTGGGCCGTGAGCACGCTCGGCATGATGCGCTCGACGAGGTCCCGGACGAAGCCCTGCGGCATGATGCCGGTCTCGTACGCATTGACGCTGGCCGTGACAGCGCCGCATGAGTCGTGGCCGAGGACCACGATGAGGGGGACGTTGAGGGGATCGATGGCATACTCAAGCGAGCCGAGGACTGCCTCGTCGATCACGTGTCCCGCCGAGCGGACCACGAACGCGTCGCCGAGGCCCAGATCGAAGATGATCTCCGCCGCGAGGCGGGAGTCCGAGCAGCCGAAGATGACGCAGATCGGGTCCTGCTGGCTCACGAGCTCGGTACGGCGGGCGGCGTCTTGGTTCGGATGGCTGCTGCGGCCCTCCACGAAACGCTGGTTTCCTTCGCGCAGCTGCTGCCACGCCTGGGCCGGGGTAAGAGTCTGAGGCACGGGCCTAACTCTACGCACGCACGGCGCGCCGTCCAGTCGTGGGGCCTATTCGCGTGGGGCCTTGACGACGGCGTCCGCGACGGCGTCGAACTCGTCGAACCCCGCCGAGCCGCTCACCACCACGGTGGTTCGGCCGATCGTCGCCACGAGGCTCTTCTCGATCCCCGGCTTGTCATAGAGCGTCCAGTCCACCCCGGCCACCGTCCGCGTGCCGGTCGTCGGCGCCTTCTTGACCTGGTCGGCGAGCCACGTGGGGTTCGCGGTCGCCGTCTGCACGATCGAGACGAACTTTTGGGCAGGCGTGAGGTACCCGATGTCCCAGTGGGTCACGCCGTCCGTGGTTCCGGACACCCAGCGCGCGTAGTTGGGCGAGTAGCCAGACGGGAGCTGCGGGACAGCAGGTGTGAAATGCGCCACATCCTTGGCGTTGGCCGCGACGGCGGCGACGTCCACGTCGGGCCGGAAGGTGTCCGTCTTCTGCGACGCGTTCAGGAGCACGATGGGCACGATCGCGAGCACACTCACGAGCAGGGCCATGATCATCCCGATCACGGAGGCGTTGGCACGCTTGGCCGCCGCGGGGGTCAGGACGGGTTTGACGGCGGGCTCGGGGGCGTGGTCGGTGCTGCTCACCCGTCTATGGTCCCGCATGCGGACCCCCGAGGGCGAACGGACGTCATCGGAGCGGAGCGGAAGGCCCGGCAATACTAGGATGAGGGGGACAAGCCCGCTCGAAGAACCCGCTCGAAGAAGAGGTCCACAGTGTCCACTGCGCCCGAAGGCACCCAGTACTCGACCCTTTCCAGCTCGCTCCACGTCGGAGCTGATGAGCCTGACCGCAACCTTGCCCTCGAGCTCGTCCGCGTGACCGAGGCCGCGGCGATCGCCGGCGGCCACTGGGTCGGTTTCGGCGACAAGAACAAGGCCGACGGCGCCGCAGTCGACGCCATGCGCTCCTTCCTCCAGACCGTCCACTTCAACGGCGTCGTGGTCATCGGCGAGGGCGAGAAGGACGAGGCGCCCATGCTCTTCAACGGAGAGCGCGTCGGCGACGGAACGGGGCCCGAGGTCGACGTCGCGGTCGACCCGATCGACGGCACCCGCCTTACGGCACTAGGCATCAACAATGCGCTCGCCGTCCTCGCGGTGGCCGAGCGTGGCACGATGTTCGACCCGTCCGCGGTCTTCTACATGGAGAAGCTCGTCACCGGTCCCGAGGCTGCCGACATGGTGGACCTGCGCTTGCCGGTCAAGCAGAACCTCCACCTCATCGCGAAGGCCAAGGGCGTCAAGGTCAACCAGCTCAACGTCATGGTCCTGGACCGTGACCGCCACAAGCCTCTCATCGAGGAGATCCGCGAGGCGGGGGCACGCACCAAGATCATCCTGGACGGCGACGTAGCCGGTGCGATCGCGGCGGCCCGTTCTGGCACAGGCGTGGACGCCCTCATGGGCATCGGCGGCACCCCCGAGGGCATCGTCGCGGCCTGCGCGATCAAGTCCCTCGGCGGCGTCATCCAGGGCCGCCTCTGGCCCACGAGCGATGACGAGCAGCAGAAGGCGCTCGACGCCGGCCACGACCTCGACCGCG
Protein-coding sequences here:
- a CDS encoding class II fumarate hydratase, producing the protein MTDSAVQAPATNTVEYRIEHDTMGEVRVPASALYRAQTQRAVENFPISGKTLERKHIEALARVKKAAARANEDLGVIDADLADAIADAADRVAEGEFDSQFPIDVFQTGSGTSSNMNMNEVIAELATRALKEAGSDKVVHPNDHVNASQSSNDVFPTSVHVAATNALLNDLVPALTYLAASLSRKAEEFKDVVKSGRTHLMDATPVTLGQEFGGYEAQVRYGIERIEASLPRVAEVPLGGTAVGTGINTPAGFPQRVIALLAADTALPITEARNHFEAQANRDGLIEASGQLRNIAYSVMKISNDLRWMGSGPNTGLGEIAIPDLQPGSSIMPGKVNPVICEAAIMVAAQVIGNDTTIALSSTNGAFELNVGIPVMAANLLESIRLLSNTARVMADKMIDGIQANVERARFLAEASPSIVTPLNKFIGYENAAAIAKKAVKEGLTIREATVALGYVERGELTEEQLDAALDVTTMTGPNK
- a CDS encoding carbonic anhydrase, which gives rise to MPQTLTPAQAWQQLREGNQRFVEGRSSHPNQDAARRTELVSQQDPICVIFGCSDSRLAAEIIFDLGLGDAFVVRSAGHVIDEAVLGSLEYAIDPLNVPLIVVLGHDSCGAVTASVNAYETGIMPQGFVRDLVERIMPSVLTAQRNGVTDVDSTVVEHVKQTGARLLETSQIIAKAVQEGRTAVLGVCYHLAEGKAELVSGLGDV
- a CDS encoding DUF4245 domain-containing protein — its product is MSSTDHAPEPAVKPVLTPAAAKRANASVIGMIMALLVSVLAIVPIVLLNASQKTDTFRPDVDVAAVAANAKDVAHFTPAVPQLPSGYSPNYARWVSGTTDGVTHWDIGYLTPAQKFVSIVQTATANPTWLADQVKKAPTTGTRTVAGVDWTLYDKPGIEKSLVATIGRTTVVVSGSAGFDEFDAVADAVVKAPRE
- the glpX gene encoding class II fructose-bisphosphatase, whose amino-acid sequence is MSTAPEGTQYSTLSSSLHVGADEPDRNLALELVRVTEAAAIAGGHWVGFGDKNKADGAAVDAMRSFLQTVHFNGVVVIGEGEKDEAPMLFNGERVGDGTGPEVDVAVDPIDGTRLTALGINNALAVLAVAERGTMFDPSAVFYMEKLVTGPEAADMVDLRLPVKQNLHLIAKAKGVKVNQLNVMVLDRDRHKPLIEEIREAGARTKIILDGDVAGAIAAARSGTGVDALMGIGGTPEGIVAACAIKSLGGVIQGRLWPTSDDEQQKALDAGHDLDRVLSTNDLVTSDNCYFAATGITDGDLLKGVRYEKDRVKTQSIVMRSKSGTVRFVDAEHHASKWESWARR